A genomic window from Serratia liquefaciens includes:
- the pntB gene encoding Re/Si-specific NAD(P)(+) transhydrogenase subunit beta — protein MSGGLVTAAYIVAAILFICSLAGLSRHETSKRGNLFGIAGMAIALIATILGPDSGNVGWIIIAMIIGGSIGVYLAKKVEMTEMPELVAVLHSFVGLAAVLVGLNSYLDHGAPMEPVMENIHLTEVFLGIFIGAVTFTGSIVAFGKLRGIISSKPLALPNRHKMNLAALVISFLLLVVFVRADSVGWQAVALVLMTAIALAFGWHLVASIGGADMPVVVSMLNSYSGWAAAAAGFMLSNDLLIVTGALVGSSGAILSYIMCKAMNRSFISVIAGGFGTDGSSTGNAEEMGEYRETTAEEVAEQLKNSTSVIITPGYGMAVAQAQYPVAEITEKLRARGIKVRFGIHPVAGRLPGHMNVLLAEAKVPYDVVLEMDEINEDFPDTDTVLVIGANDTVNPAALEDPRSPIAGMPVLEVWKAQNVIAFKRSMNTGYAGVQNPLFFKDNTQMLFGDAKESVEAILRALQA, from the coding sequence ATGTCTGGAGGATTAGTTACAGCTGCATACATTGTTGCCGCTATTTTATTTATCTGCAGCCTGGCGGGGTTATCGCGCCATGAAACGTCCAAGCGGGGCAACCTGTTTGGTATCGCAGGGATGGCGATTGCGCTGATCGCCACCATTCTGGGACCGGATTCCGGCAACGTAGGCTGGATCATCATCGCGATGATTATCGGTGGTTCCATTGGGGTCTATCTGGCGAAAAAGGTCGAAATGACCGAAATGCCAGAGCTGGTGGCGGTACTGCACAGCTTTGTCGGCCTGGCGGCGGTACTGGTGGGCTTGAACAGCTATCTGGATCACGGCGCGCCGATGGAACCGGTGATGGAAAACATCCATCTGACCGAAGTGTTCCTCGGTATCTTTATCGGTGCGGTGACCTTCACAGGTTCGATTGTCGCCTTCGGTAAACTGCGTGGCATCATTTCATCCAAACCTTTGGCCTTGCCTAACCGTCACAAAATGAACCTGGCGGCGCTGGTCATCTCCTTCCTGTTGCTGGTGGTGTTTGTTCGCGCCGACAGCGTGGGTTGGCAGGCCGTGGCGCTGGTGCTGATGACCGCTATCGCTCTGGCGTTTGGTTGGCATCTGGTGGCTTCCATCGGCGGCGCAGATATGCCGGTGGTGGTGTCGATGCTCAACTCCTATTCGGGCTGGGCAGCGGCCGCGGCGGGCTTCATGCTTAGCAACGATCTGCTGATCGTGACCGGGGCACTGGTGGGTTCTTCGGGGGCCATCCTGTCTTACATCATGTGTAAGGCGATGAACCGTTCGTTTATCAGCGTGATTGCCGGCGGTTTCGGTACCGACGGTTCTTCGACCGGTAATGCGGAAGAAATGGGTGAGTATCGCGAAACGACCGCGGAAGAGGTTGCCGAACAGTTGAAGAACTCCACTTCGGTCATCATCACCCCAGGCTATGGCATGGCGGTCGCCCAGGCGCAGTATCCGGTGGCGGAAATCACCGAGAAACTGCGTGCGCGCGGCATCAAAGTACGTTTCGGTATTCACCCGGTTGCCGGGCGGTTGCCGGGCCACATGAACGTACTGCTGGCGGAAGCCAAGGTGCCTTACGACGTGGTGTTGGAAATGGATGAAATCAACGAAGATTTCCCGGATACCGATACCGTGCTGGTGATTGGCGCCAACGATACGGTGAACCCGGCCGCGCTGGAAGATCCGCGCAGCCCGATCGCCGGCATGCCGGTACTGGAAGTGTGGAAGGCGCAGAATGTCATTGCCTTCAAACGTTCTATGAACACCGGTTACGCCGGCGTGCAGAATCCGCTGTTCTTTAAAGACAACACCCAGATGCTGTTTGGCGATGCCAAAGAGAGTGTGGAAGCGATCTTGCGAGCGCTGCAGGCGTAA